The DNA sequence tctcctcctcctcctccttatcttccttctcctcctcctccttctcctcctcctcctgctccttctcctcctcctcctccttctccttctcctccttcttctcctcctccttctcctcgtcctcctcctcctttcctttctcctcctcctcctcctttctcttattAAACCGTTTTTATCTCCACCCACGACTTTTCTCGCTTTTACTCTTTCCCTCCCCGGGTTGACCCAGCGCGGGTAGGAGCAGCCAACCCCATCATCTCCGTCCCTGGCCCTCCTGGGGGTGCCATGAGTTTTGGGGTCGGAGGGGGGAAAGTGGGGACCAAGGGTGGGCGCTGGTCCCCGGTGAAGGTGGAGGCggggtggaggaggagcaggagcaggagcaggaagacGAGGGATGGGGGAGGAGTAGGAGCAggagagatggaggaggaggagggatggaggaggagaagcaggaggaggagggatggaggaggaggagcaggagcaggaagaggagggatggggaggagcaggaggaggagagatggaggaggaggagggatggaggaggagcaggagcaggagcaggaagaggagggatggggaggagcaggaggaggagagatggaggaggaggagggatggaggaggaggagggatggaggagcaggagcaggaagaggagggttggagcaggaggaggagcaggagcaggaagaggagggatggggaggagcaggaggaggagagatggaggaggaggagggatggaggaggaggagggatggaggaggaggagggatggaggagcaggagcaggaagaggagggttggagcaggaggaggagcaggagcaggaagaggagggatgggggaggagcaggatgaggagagatgcaggagcaggagcaggaggagcatgaggaggaggagggatggaggaggggcgggaggaggagggacggaggaggaagaggagggaccATGCGGCTCCAGGGCTCACTCTCTCCGGGTCACCAGAGGAGCCATCTCCACATCCCCCCACCGCATCCCACCGGTACCTGGCGAGGGGGGTCCTGGGGCCGCGTGGGGCAAGGAGATGGGTTGGGAGTGGTCCACGGGCTGTGCCGTGGGGCTGAGCTCTGGGGGGGCCAGGGGCGGCTGGGGTGGGATGCAGATGTGGGGCAGGTGGTGGTGGTCGTGTCCTGCCAGGGGCCAGGTGGCGGCTGGTGGCTGCTGATGCTTTGGGACACACGGCGGGGTGATGGTTGGACCCATCCCACCCATGGGGTGCGACTCCATCACCCATCACCGCGTCCTCGATCTTCTCCAGGTCTTCCCAGTGGAGCCAGGGTTGGGAACTGGGTGCGGGGGGAGAGGGTGGCACGGAGGAGAAGCCCCATGGGTAGGTGGGCAGCGGGGGAGGAGAAGGACACGCCGTCATCCTTCCTCAGCCCAGAGGTCCACGTGGACCTTCTCTGGTCACCCTCCGTAGGTCTCTTTCCCGTGGCCTTTTCTGTGTCCTTATGCCCTGTGAGCTGCATGGGTGTGGGGTTGGAGCCTGGGGTCACCACCACCCCCCGTGGGACCACCGGAGCTGCTGAGCAGGCTCAGATTTGGGCGTCAGAGCCTTACACATCCCTGAGAACTTTGGCAAAGGCCGTGGCCTCACTGTGGCTTGGGATCTTCATCCCTACAGCTGACGGGATGGCCGATGGGAATGCAAACGGTCTGGAGGAACCAGAAGGATACGTGCTGGGTTGGGACCCGTCTGAGGTGGACATCTGCCAAGAGCTAAACCAAGAGCAGGAGTGTGAGAGTCAACCCCAGGAAGCCTCGGAAGAACCGAGCAACGATGCCCATGGGCGCCCATCACCGAGGAAGGGTGGGCGGCTGCCGGCCCGCCGCGGGAGCCGTGCGAAGAAGAAACCCTATAGCTGCAGGAAGAGTGGGGCCACCCCCGAGGCCCCCTATACCTGCCCCGACTGCGGGAAGATCTTCAGCCGGAGGTCCTTCCTCGTCCCCCACCAGCGCATCCACACCGGTGAGAAGCCCTTCACCTGCCACGAGTGCGGGAAGGGTTTCCGCGTTGGGTCAGCGCTCAACAAGCATCAGCGGATCCACACGGGCGAGAAACCCTACAAGTGCTCGGATTGCGGGAAGTGTTTCCGTCTCACCTCCACCCTCAGCACCCATCGGAAGATCCACACCGGGGACAAACCCTACGTCTGCCTCGTTTGCGGGAAGAGCTTTCGGTTGAGCGCGTATCTACTGGCCCACGAAGCCACCCATAGCGTGGACAACCCTTTTCGGTGCCTTGCGTGCGGGAAGAACTTCAGCTTGAGGCGCTACTTGGCCATTCATCAGCGGATCCATACGGGGGAGAAGCCGTTCAAGTGCTCGGTGTGCGGGAAGGGCTTCAACCGGAGGTCGATCCTCATCGTCCACCAGCGGGTCCACACCGGGGAGAAACCCTACAAATGCCCCGAGTGCGGGAAGAGCTTCATCATGAGTTCAGACCTTGTCGCCCACCGGAGGATCCACACCGGGGAGAAACCATACAACTGCCTCGACTGCGATAAAAGCTTTCGCTTGAGCTCCCACCTTACGAGACACCAGCGAAGCCACACCGGGGAGAGACCCTACAGATGTATGGACTGCGGGCAAAGCTACACGGACAGCTCTGGACTCATCAAACACAAGAAGATGCACATGGAGAAGATGCAGAGGGCATCTCCGGGAGCCCACGCGGCGGAGGGACGTTATAAATGCCCCTACTGTAGTAAGAGCTTCCATACAAAGTCAACTCTGGTCCTTCACCGGGCTACCCATGCCGGAGAGCGACCCTATAGATGCTCCAAGTGCGAGAAGAGCTTCAGCCACAGCGCAACCCTACAGAAACACCAACGAATCCATACGGGAGAGAGACCCTTCAAGTGTCCTGACTGTGAGAAGTGCTACAACGATAGCTCAACCCTTCGGAGACACCGGAGGAGCCACACCGAGGAGAAACCCTACAAGTGTCCCAGTTGTGGGGAGTGTTTCAGTGCCATCGCGGCTCTCCTGAAGCATCAGCGGTTCCACACcgaggggagaccttacagaTGCTCCGACTGCGGGAAGAATTTCCACTCGAACTTTCTCCTTGTCACCCACCGACGAACCCACACGGGAGAAAGACCCTACACCTGCCCcatctgcaaaaaaaccttCCGGCAAGCCTCCCACCGTACGAGGCACCAGGAGATTCACAGGAGGACCAGGGCTGGTGGTGTTCCTTCCCGTGATGTGGCCGAGCACCACGTGCGGAATGGAAAGAGCCAGCAGAGAGCGGGAGCAGAGGTGGGCCGTGATGATCAGCTGAGTCCGGATGGTGCTTCCACAGCTCAACTGTAAAAGAATTTGAGGTGCCCCGCGTCCATCAACTGGTCCGAGTGACTCATCCAGAGATGTGCCCCATGTCGTGCCCGATCACCATGGTTGTGTGTTAATAATTAGCCAATTACTGATGACATGGCATTCCTACGTCAACCTTTTTGTAGCATGACCCTTATTCTTCTCACCTTGTTGACCCTGAGTACCTTTGGGCTCTTGCTTTCAAATTTAGTCTTATTCCCTCATGTCTGAGTCCGTCTCCTCCCAAACTCATCACAACCAAGCCTCCAACCATCGTTCCCGACTCACCCTTGACTTCATCCCCTTTTTTTACTCAAGTAGGTCCTTAGGTGATGGGAAAAACTCCAACTTTTGGATCCCAGCTGGTCCTTACGCTGGGTTGAGCGAGCGGGAAGACATCCAGACTGGAGCCACCTTCTCGTTTGGTGTTGATGAGGGATGGCCACCTGACTCCATAGCGCTGTCCTACCTCAGCTCAACCGATGCCCATGCAGGGACGTCACCTTTTTTGGGGACGGGCGTGGGAGTGCTCGATGGCATCCAACGCTAAAGTCCTGGTCAATGAGTTAGATGCAATGACTACCTTGCCGTGAGATCTTCGCGTTCCCTTGCTGTCACGGCTGCTTGAGTTGGGAGCAGGACCGTGGCCAACCCCAAACAGTGTCCCCTAACGAGAACATCCCATTTAGGTAATTATTAAACACCTTCGGGGTAACCCAAGGGAGTGTTTCCTTGGCTTTGAGTTGCCTTCAGAGCCAATGGTGGGTTCAAGCTGAAACCTCAAGGTGACGCCAGAAGTCTACCTGCTGTGGGATCAAGCCAAAACCTCAAGAGAAGGTGACACCAGAAGTCCACCTGCTGTGGGACCAAGCCGAAACCTCAAGAGAAGGTGACACCAGAAGTCCACCTGCTGTGGGACCAAGCCAAAACCTCAAGAGAAGGTGACACCAGAAGTCCACCTGCTGTGGGACCAAGCCGAAACCTCAAGAGAAGGTGACACCAGAAGTCTGTACGCTGAAATTCATGAAGTTGCCTGGGATGATGCCACCGAATGTCACCTACAAGCCTGGTGGCCCTTGAGAAGACTTTGCTCATGATGTAAGTGTGGACGTAGGTTGACTACGTGAGGTCTTGCTGCTGAATGAACCCGTCCCATCGCATCTTTGGGTCTACACCAAGGTGGATGGTCCACCTCATGGCCAACAGCCCTGGCATGGGAAGGATGGCCACCAGTGTGGTCTACTGGTGGAGACTGCATCCCAGAGCCAGGAGTAGGGTCCATGGAATTCCTTTGTGACCCCTCATCTGTGCCTTAATTCCCTTGGGGGAGTCAtctcccatcccatcccaccacGATGATGGTCATCTACGCCAGGAACGGCTGGTTTTATCTACAACTTTTGTGTCGTTTTCCATCTATTGACTCTTGGTAGCCACCGTACGAGTATTAACCCACCTCTGTGTATCTTTACTCCCCAATTTACTCCCCAGTTACTCCGATTTCAACTTTAATACAATTTAAACTGTAATAAAACTTCTAGAAGCGCCGCCCTGATACCGGgggaaaaaagggcaagaatttaaaatttcaatttaatgacaaagaaattcctgaatctgttaaaaaaaatcatcaaacgTCGAGGGTGGGGATCGATTTTAGGATGGTCTCCCACCCTCATGGTTAATTAGTCCAGATGATGCAGGGGATGATGCGATCGGGGAATTTGAAATGCTCCAAACcctttaattattattttatatatctatatatatgcGTGCGCACACACGtatatagaaaataattaatttgagCCCAGTAATTAGTGAATTATTGGATTTACTGTTGTTTCCACCCAGAAAACTGTGCTTCACGCATTTGCTCTGAAATAAAAGGTTTATTCCTTCAGGCTGTCGGGTGGGTGTCGTCCCAGAGAGCTTGTTAATTGCGGTGGGTCATTAATGAGTAATTTTAGGGGGGcgcagggatggggaagggggggtgaggttttggggggggggggggtgcaggaGGGGTCCCAGGGGCTGGGTAGCGCTTtgtccccagcccagggggGGATGGAGCTGCTCACTGGTGTGATGAGCGGTCAGTTCTCAgcctggggg is a window from the Falco rusticolus isolate bFalRus1 unplaced genomic scaffold, bFalRus1.pri scaffold_131_arrow_ctg1, whole genome shotgun sequence genome containing:
- the LOC119141984 gene encoding zinc finger protein 345-like isoform X1, with amino-acid sequence MRLQGSLSPGHQRSHLHIPPPHPTADGMADGNANGLEEPEGYVLGWDPSEVDICQELNQEQECESQPQEASEEPSNDAHGRPSPRKGGRLPARRGSRAKKKPYSCRKSGATPEAPYTCPDCGKIFSRRSFLVPHQRIHTGEKPFTCHECGKGFRVGSALNKHQRIHTGEKPYKCSDCGKCFRLTSTLSTHRKIHTGDKPYVCLVCGKSFRLSAYLLAHEATHSVDNPFRCLACGKNFSLRRYLAIHQRIHTGEKPFKCSVCGKGFNRRSILIVHQRVHTGEKPYKCPECGKSFIMSSDLVAHRRIHTGEKPYNCLDCDKSFRLSSHLTRHQRSHTGERPYRCMDCGQSYTDSSGLIKHKKMHMEKMQRASPGAHAAEGRYKCPYCSKSFHTKSTLVLHRATHAGERPYRCSKCEKSFSHSATLQKHQRIHTGERPFKCPDCEKCYNDSSTLRRHRRSHTEEKPYKCPSCGECFSAIAALLKHQRFHTEGRPYRCSDCGKNFHSNFLLVTHRRTHTGERPYTCPICKKTFRQASHRTRHQEIHRRTRAGGVPSRDVAEHHVRNGKSQQRAGAEVGRDDQLSPDGASTAQL
- the LOC119141984 gene encoding zinc finger protein 345-like isoform X4, with the translated sequence MLWDTRRGDGWTHPTHGVRLHHPSPRPRSSPGLPSGARVGNWVRGERVARRRSPMGRWAAGEEKDTPSSFLSPEVHVDLLWSPSVGLFPVAFSVSLCPVSCMGVGLEPGVTTTPRGTTGAAEQAQIWASEPYTSLRTLAKAVASLWLGIFIPTADGMADGNANGLEEPEGYVLGWDPSEVDICQELNQEQECESQPQEASEEPSNDAHGRPSPRKGGRLPARRGSRAKKKPYSCRKSGATPEAPYTCPDCGKIFSRRSFLVPHQRIHTGEKPFTCHECGKGFRVGSALNKHQRIHTGEKPYKCSDCGKCFRLTSTLSTHRKIHTGDKPYVCLVCGKSFRLSAYLLAHEATHSVDNPFRCLACGKNFSLRRYLAIHQRIHTGEKPFKCSVCGKGFNRRSILIVHQRVHTGEKPYKCPECGKSFIMSSDLVAHRRIHTGEKPYNCLDCDKSFRLSSHLTRHQRSHTGERPYRCMDCGQSYTDSSGLIKHKKIHTEEKPYKPTICEECGRSFSRSSNLVVHQRLHAGEKPYKCLECGKSFSRSSHLITHQRLHTGEKPYKCPECGKSFSDSSTLITHQRLHTGEKPYKCPDCGKGFNQSSNLTSHQRTHTGERPYKCPECGKSFSVSSYLIRHQKIHTGERPYKCEECEKTFSQSSSLIIHQRVHTGEKPYRCVDCGKWFRNSSDLIRHQRTHTGERPYRCPDCGKSFNRSSNLMTHQRIHTGEKPYECPECGRSFTVSSALIKHQRTHREGKPYECPDCGKSFIRCSNFITHRRTHVG
- the LOC119141984 gene encoding zinc finger protein 271-like isoform X3 gives rise to the protein MLWDTRRGDGWTHPTHGVRLHHPSPRPRSSPGLPSGARVGNWVRGERVARRRSPMGRWAAGEEKDTPSSFLSPEVHVDLLWSPSVGLFPVAFSVSLCPVSCMGVGLEPGVTTTPRGTTGAAEQAQIWASEPYTSLRTLAKAVASLWLGIFIPTADGMADGNANGLEEPEGYVLGWDPSEVDICQELNQEQECESQPQEASEEPSNDAHGRPSPRKGGRLPARRGSRAKKKPYSCRKSGATPEAPYTCPDCGKIFSRRSFLVPHQRIHTGEKPFTCHECGKGFRVGSALNKHQRIHTGEKPYKCSDCGKCFRLTSTLSTHRKIHTGDKPYVCLVCGKSFRLSAYLLAHEATHSVDNPFRCLACGKNFSLRRYLAIHQRIHTGEKPFKCSVCGKGFNRRSILIVHQRVHTGEKPYKCPECGKSFIMSSDLVAHRRIHTGEKPYNCLDCDKSFRLSSHLTRHQRSHTGERPYRCMDCGQSYTDSSGLIKHKKMHMEKMQRASPGAHAAEGRYKCPYCSKSFHTKSTLVLHRATHAGERPYRCSKCEKSFSHSATLQKHQRIHTGERPFKCPDCEKCYNDSSTLRRHRRSHTEEKPYKCPSCGECFSAIAALLKHQRFHTEGRPYRCSDCGKNFHWSSNLVVHQRLHAGEKPYKCLECGKSFSRSSHLITHQRLHTGEKPYKCPECGKSFSDSSTLITHQRLHTGEKPYKCPDCGKGFNQSSNLTSHQRTHTGERPYKCPECGKSFSVSSYLIRHQKIHTGERPYKCEECEKTFSQSSSLIIHQRVHTGEKPYRCVDCGKWFRNSSDLIRHQRTHTGERPYRCPDCGKSFNRSSNLMTHQRIHTGEKPYECPECGRSFTVSSALIKHQRTHREGKPYECPDCGKSFIRCSNFITHRRTHVG